The Candidatus Amarolinea dominans genome has a segment encoding these proteins:
- a CDS encoding heme lyase CcmF/NrfE family subunit → MLLDLGFPVLALALVVALVGIVLAMIGARRDDLALVASARNAVLAVAALVLLAAVLLWIALLTDQFQFEYVASHVERDLSPFYKFSALWGGQAGSLLFWTLILSGYSAFAMIGFRNQHRQLMPYVIATLLTTSAFFLVIVIFAANPFKKLGFMPADGTGLNPLLQNYWMVIHPIGLYLGYVGMAVPFAFAVAALAAKQLGNTWIRSIRRWTLVPWLFLSLGILMGSQWAYIELGWGGYWAWDAVENASLLPWLTATAFLHSIVIQERRGMLKVWNLVLVFLTYELVLIGTFITRSGVIESVHAFALSNVGPLFLGFIALSIFGFLWLLLDRLPLLRSDNELDSMLSRESGFLFNNVVFVGIAFATFFGTTFPMFSELLTGNKISVAAPWFNKVNGPIFVVLLILMGAGPLLGWRRSTKETLRKNFQWPLLATALVPLLLFVLGLRDALPLVGFALCTFVLATILQEFVRGASARRRITGEAWPRALVNLTQKNQRRYGGYIVHLGIIMMALGIIGNSFFQLETQGTLKPGESLTIKNYVVTYNGLRQIQQPTHTQVFAPLQVTRNGQPIGVVQPRKNLYFKTPDQPTSEVGLRIFPTEDLYAVLAGWDSNGDTASFKLFVNPLMVFLWIGGLVLALGTLVALWPHTVAVRSAAVAPAAAQPKHA, encoded by the coding sequence ATGTTGCTAGATTTGGGCTTTCCCGTGCTTGCCCTGGCGCTTGTTGTGGCCCTCGTCGGTATTGTCCTGGCCATGATCGGTGCGCGGCGTGACGACCTGGCCCTCGTTGCCAGCGCACGTAATGCCGTGTTGGCCGTCGCGGCATTGGTGTTGCTGGCCGCTGTCTTACTTTGGATCGCGCTGCTGACCGATCAATTCCAATTCGAATATGTGGCCAGTCACGTTGAACGCGACCTTTCGCCCTTCTATAAATTCTCGGCGCTGTGGGGCGGACAGGCCGGGTCACTGCTCTTCTGGACGCTCATCCTGTCTGGCTATTCAGCCTTCGCCATGATTGGCTTTCGCAACCAGCACCGCCAGTTGATGCCGTACGTCATCGCCACGCTGCTGACCACGTCGGCCTTCTTCCTGGTCATCGTGATCTTCGCGGCCAACCCGTTCAAGAAATTGGGTTTCATGCCCGCCGATGGCACCGGTCTCAATCCCCTTCTGCAAAACTACTGGATGGTGATCCATCCCATCGGCCTCTATCTGGGCTACGTGGGCATGGCCGTGCCCTTTGCCTTTGCCGTGGCCGCGCTGGCCGCCAAACAGCTTGGCAACACCTGGATTCGCTCGATTCGCCGCTGGACGCTTGTCCCCTGGCTCTTCCTGTCGCTCGGCATCCTGATGGGGAGCCAGTGGGCCTACATCGAGTTGGGCTGGGGTGGCTACTGGGCCTGGGACGCCGTCGAAAATGCCAGCCTCCTGCCCTGGCTGACCGCGACAGCCTTTCTCCATTCGATCGTCATTCAGGAGCGCCGTGGCATGCTCAAGGTTTGGAACCTTGTCCTTGTCTTTCTGACCTATGAACTGGTGCTCATCGGCACGTTCATCACCCGCAGCGGCGTCATCGAGTCGGTGCATGCGTTTGCCCTCAGCAACGTCGGCCCGCTCTTCCTGGGCTTCATCGCCCTGTCCATCTTCGGCTTCCTGTGGTTGTTGCTCGATCGTCTGCCATTGCTGCGCAGCGACAATGAGCTTGACTCCATGCTCAGCCGCGAGTCGGGCTTTTTGTTCAACAATGTGGTGTTTGTGGGCATCGCGTTTGCCACCTTTTTCGGTACTACCTTTCCCATGTTCTCCGAACTGCTGACCGGCAACAAAATATCGGTGGCCGCACCGTGGTTCAATAAAGTCAACGGTCCGATCTTCGTCGTCCTGTTGATCCTGATGGGCGCGGGGCCGCTGCTCGGCTGGCGTCGTTCCACCAAGGAGACCCTGCGCAAAAACTTCCAGTGGCCGCTCCTGGCGACGGCGCTGGTACCGCTGCTCCTGTTTGTCCTCGGTCTGCGCGACGCGTTGCCGCTCGTCGGCTTCGCGCTATGCACCTTCGTGCTGGCAACCATCCTGCAGGAGTTTGTCCGCGGCGCGTCTGCGCGGCGCCGCATCACCGGCGAAGCGTGGCCGCGCGCGCTGGTCAACCTGACCCAGAAGAATCAGCGCCGCTACGGTGGCTACATCGTACACCTGGGCATCATCATGATGGCGCTCGGCATCATCGGCAACAGCTTCTTTCAACTGGAAACACAGGGCACCCTCAAGCCTGGCGAAAGCCTGACGATCAAGAACTATGTCGTGACCTACAACGGCCTGCGCCAAATTCAGCAGCCCACCCACACCCAGGTGTTCGCGCCTCTGCAGGTTACCCGTAACGGCCAGCCCATCGGCGTGGTGCAGCCGCGGAAAAACCTGTACTTCAAGACGCCGGATCAGCCCACAAGTGAAGTGGGCCTGCGCATCTTCCCCACCGAGGATCTGTACGCAGTGCTGGCGGGTTGGGACAGCAATGGCGACACGGCCTCCTTCAAGCTGTTCGTCAACCCACTGATGGTCTTCCTGTGGATTGGGGGCCTTGTGCTTGCCCTGGGCACCCTGGTCGCTCTTTGGCCCCATACGGTTGCTGTGCGCAGCGCGGCTGTGGCGCCGGCCGCGGCGCAGCCCAAGCACGCGTAG
- a CDS encoding Crp/Fnr family transcriptional regulator yields MDKFQFNMVQVTRTVPLFSSLPSSDWEAVAELLSGHCYPKDSYVCFEGDPPEALFIVWIGQIKLLRHSEQGRDVVLDVIGPGHMFGEMAVLDGAPYDTTAQCLEDTAVVTMARRDFFELVQRHHALSMAVISELSRRLRNTTDLVRSLAVDRVEQRIARVLLKLANATGRVTPEGLTIDIPLTRQDVADMTGTTVESAIRVMSNLRRQGLITTLRGRVVLTNVSELRVVAEKW; encoded by the coding sequence ATGGATAAATTCCAGTTCAATATGGTCCAGGTGACGCGCACTGTGCCCCTGTTTAGCTCACTCCCCTCTTCTGATTGGGAAGCGGTTGCTGAGCTGCTGAGTGGACATTGTTACCCCAAAGATTCGTATGTCTGCTTCGAGGGCGATCCTCCCGAAGCACTTTTTATCGTTTGGATCGGCCAGATCAAACTGCTTCGCCATTCCGAACAAGGCCGCGATGTGGTGCTCGATGTCATTGGGCCGGGTCACATGTTCGGCGAAATGGCCGTTCTGGATGGCGCCCCCTATGACACCACCGCCCAATGCCTGGAAGATACAGCGGTGGTGACCATGGCCCGTCGCGACTTCTTCGAATTGGTCCAGCGCCATCACGCCCTCTCCATGGCCGTCATCAGCGAACTGAGCCGCCGCTTGCGCAATACCACTGACCTGGTGCGCAGCCTGGCGGTGGACCGCGTTGAGCAGCGCATCGCCCGCGTGTTGCTCAAGCTCGCCAATGCCACCGGCCGCGTCACACCCGAAGGCCTGACCATTGACATTCCACTCACACGCCAGGATGTGGCCGACATGACCGGCACCACCGTTGAAAGCGCCATTCGCGTCATGAGTAACCTGCGCCGGCAGGGCCTCATCACCACGCTGCGCGGTCGCGTCGTTCTCACCAATGTGTCCGAACTCCGTGTCGTGGCCGAAAAATGGTAA
- a CDS encoding zinc ribbon domain-containing protein, whose translation MITAIVMVLIVVAVIAAVAWPLASTARSQTLMVSADVLAEWTAQRDMALKAIKDLEFDYQTGKVSAADYPVYDRRLREQALQAMHRLDTYLAEQRAAVLDTELEAEIAALHRPPGVSPGRNTAADLEQGLEAEIAALHRPPGVSPGRNTAADLEQGLEAEIAALHSVAPRPAAAAQRFCVQCGQALRPTDRFCGSCGAAV comes from the coding sequence TTGATCACTGCAATCGTGATGGTACTCATTGTGGTGGCTGTCATCGCCGCCGTGGCCTGGCCGTTGGCCAGTACAGCCCGTTCGCAGACGCTGATGGTCAGCGCGGACGTTCTGGCTGAATGGACGGCGCAGCGCGACATGGCGCTCAAAGCCATCAAGGACCTGGAGTTTGATTATCAGACAGGCAAGGTGTCGGCTGCTGATTATCCTGTCTATGACCGGCGGCTGCGCGAACAGGCGCTGCAGGCCATGCACAGGCTCGACACCTATCTGGCCGAACAACGGGCCGCGGTTCTGGACACGGAGCTGGAAGCCGAAATTGCCGCGTTGCACCGCCCGCCGGGGGTAAGCCCTGGCCGGAACACCGCCGCAGATTTGGAACAGGGGCTGGAAGCCGAAATTGCCGCGTTGCACCGCCCGCCGGGGGTAAGCCCTGGCCGGAACACCGCCGCAGATTTGGAACAGGGGCTGGAAGCGGAAATCGCCGCCCTGCACAGCGTCGCTCCACGCCCTGCGGCTGCGGCACAGCGTTTCTGCGTGCAGTGCGGGCAGGCGCTGCGCCCCACCGACCGCTTCTGCGGCTCGTGCGGCGCCGCCGTCTGA